The following are encoded in a window of Gossypium raimondii isolate GPD5lz chromosome 13, ASM2569854v1, whole genome shotgun sequence genomic DNA:
- the LOC105781097 gene encoding putative defensin-like protein 234 isoform X1, with the protein MKKSIAIPILCTLLLVALLSPSKGDLKFCPTTMQISGSCGPNGAFECFEAINAKYGASAMAQRCSCKDLSASEHLCQCYIVCQ; encoded by the exons atGAAGAAGTCTATTGCCATTCCCATTCTTTGTACTCTTCTTCTGGTAGCTTTACTTTCTCCATCCAaag GGGATCTCAAGTTTTGCCCAACAACAATGCAAATATCAGGATCATGTGGTCCCAATGGAGCTTTCGAATGTTTTGAAGCCATTAATGCAAAGTATGGAGCTTCCGCAATGGCGCAAAGGTGTTCTTGTAAAGATTTGTCTGCTAGTGAGCATCTTTGTCAATGTTATATTGTTTGTCAATAA
- the LOC105781097 gene encoding putative defensin-like protein 234 isoform X5 has translation MKKPIAIPILCTLLFALLSPSKGDLKFCPTTMQISGSCGPNGAFECFEAINAKYGASAMAQRCSCKDLSASEHLCQCYIVCQ, from the exons atgAAGAAGCCTATTGCCATTCCCATTCTTTGTACTCTTCTTTTTGCTTTACTTTCTCCATCCAAAG GGGATCTCAAGTTTTGCCCAACAACAATGCAAATATCAGGATCATGTGGTCCCAATGGAGCTTTCGAATGTTTTGAAGCCATTAATGCAAAGTATGGAGCTTCCGCAATGGCGCAAAGGTGTTCTTGTAAAGATTTGTCTGCTAGTGAGCATCTTTGTCAATGTTATATTGTTTGTCAATAA
- the LOC105781097 gene encoding putative defensin-like protein 243 isoform X4, which translates to MKKPIAIPILCTLLFALLSPSKGDPKFCPTTMQISGSCGPNGAFECFEAINAKYGASAMAQRCSCKDLSANEHLCQCYIVCQ; encoded by the exons atgAAGAAGCCTATTGCCATTCCCATTCTTTGTACTCTTCTTTTTGCTTTACTTTCTCCATCCAAAG GGGATCCCAAGTTTTGCCCAACAACAATGCAAATATCAGGATCATGTGGTCCCAATGGAGCTTTCGAATGTTTTGAAGCCATTAATGCAAAGTATGGAGCTTCCGCAATGGCTCAAAGGTGTTCTTGTAAAGATTTGTCTGCTAATGAACATCTTTGTCAATGTTATATTGTTTGTCAATAA